atataaccgtaattaaaatgtgttaagtagcctacgtcgttaaataaaacatttctacctTCTTTCTTTCACAAGTGGCAATaagcattaaaattaatatttacagttatatgttctaacaatgaaacaaataatCCATTTTGGAAAACATTGCGAAAACTAACTCGCCAAAAATATCTTCATGGAtgcatattttttaaacttagtttgcaattacatattgtattacatttataacaCGTAATCCAGGTAATGTAAACATTGGTTCTAGGTtctaacaaattattttaaaagattaaCCAAAGCTCTCATTGTTTGCTATATTGATAATATTCTATTCTCCGAACAATCTCAAATGTTATACAACTCGACGCAGTAGATTCGAATCCTGTAAAataaacctttttcttttttgatcgTACACCACTATACCACACTGAACGCTACGCAAGTATTTTCATAGTTTTGAATCCATAGAATACATTTGATTCCCTGCGAAACCCAGACGCACAGGAGACTAATTCACTATATATCGTACATCATCAAAGGGAGTGCCGGGGGTGGCGGTAAACCGATACCTTTAAACAGGATCCTTCAGAAAACCAAGATACGCCGTGCGTCAGCGGAATTAACATGGAAATCGTGCGTACAAGGAACTGATGCTATGGAGTTTTGTTTCATCTAGATGTATCGCTTAAATGTATACAGAATCAAGTATCGAACAGGTTGCTTTGTCTGCTGTTAGAGATAATAATAAACCAACATTGTTGTTTCACTTCAAAGGTAGATAATTAATTGGTATGTTGTGCGTGGCATTTCGTGGGTGAAAATATAGTTAAATGCGTATTTTTTTAACACACGCGCACGCTTACAAATTcgcaaacatacacacaaacacgtaTATGTGCATACATATACGGATGCACGGACGCAAGGACGcaggcatatatatatgtgtgtgtatttatatatgtatgtatgtatgcccacaaaacACTGTTACGTCAACTCTGGGAAATCATCGtgtttatatcaaattaaaatgttctaaCACCAAAATACATACGGAGTAATAACTAATGTAAGTCCAAGTATGGCCCAATGACCCCACacggcgctttaccactgggctacgtcttacTGCTAAGTCAACAAGTATGAATTTAAGTTATAGTTGATCCATCTCCTAATTAAACATAATACAACATCGGCAATTGTATTTTACAACGTCGAGATTCTCCACAATGAGTTTGCTGCTCATACAGTTCATAATCAAAGAAATAACAGAACCTGACGCATTCCAAATCGCACCTCTacacaaggcagagtcaaaaTGAAGTTTTGACGAAGTTGTGTGCTTTTAAACGTAATATCCAATATTATCCAAACGATATAAATATGCAATTAACGTACTGCAATCATGTCTTAATCTagtatgtgtaatattttacTTTCAATTTCGGCGTGATGGCACTTTGTAAATATCTGGTGTTGTTGCTTAATTTTAAAGACGAGATTCATAAACAATTTGGTCAGTTGTACGATATATAAATGACAtcaaagtacacacacacacacacacacacacacacacacacgcacacgcacacctactcacacacacacacacacacacacacacacatacacacaccgcccgaaaatatactcttcaaaaaaagtaggggaactctaataagaatttacaattgccaaaattgtaaggtatattagctgtggggaatggttatatgatattagtgaattaattgggcaaacattacaaccggtagttcagtattacagtagggtttatgaccaccaaagatcttgaagaacgcttggggtcagaagtgaaatttgaaagttgacgttttttttatcagtagtgggtgataccgccacgatgtgtcagacattcattcagtcgacgAGGCATACTGCGTACGAGTCTCCCAATGGCCATTTGATGGAGTctgttccactcctcttgcagcgcTTAAGTTCCGCTAACGTGGTCGGCGGTCTTTAACGTTGACACACACGTCTCCCTATcatgtcccagacgtgttcaatgGGGGAAAGGTCTGGGCTCATTGCTGGGCATGGCATTCGATAGATGTTGTGCTGCTGGAGGTGAGCATTGACGATTCGTGCACAATGAGCCCGTACGGGcattgtcgtcctgaaaaacaaaacgtcgacCCACACGCCTAGCAAACGGGATTACAATGGATGTCAGTATGTTTTCCtggtagtactgcccagtgacccttcCTTGCACAATATGGCGCGAAATTCTGTCAGTCAAAGTGacaccaccccacaccataaccgatCCACCGCCAAATCTGTCGTGAAATCGCATTGTGACGTTGGCGTGTCATTCATTTCGTCGTCGCCAGACCTGACCACGCCTGTTAAGGAAGTCCAAAGTGAAATGggactcatctgaaaacatgacacCATTCACGTCTGTCGACAATGTGACGATTTGTCAAGGTAGGGACAACCCGGGGACGTCGAACATGAAGATGGGCTATATGAAGacgatttctaatcgtctgacccgtaactcggacaccagtaacctgatgaaggtttgcaacaatttgatttgccgtttGAGCTCGATTTCTTAGTGCCTGGTTACGGATAAATCGATCCTGTACTCCTGTCGTTGCCCTGGGACGACCTGAACGGGGTGatcgtcaacattttgggtttgttggtacctgttccatagtctgctaatGACCGACTTCAAAACATTGAAGGTGTTGGCCACTTCACGCTGGCTTCTGCCCGTTTGCAGCATGCCAATAGCCCGTAGACGCTCATCGTGTTGCATACGCCGCATCGCaaattcatacaataaaaatgacttaaaacaaaacagaatgaaaatgactgacagaaataatgttccacagtgattaatcgacatTTCTTGAATTTGTCAAAATCgataatgacaccccacgcacgtgtacggggcaactgcgtgatgcacgtgtgtttcggtgtgttgataaacagacctgaacgttctttactaggatgtttgTGGTCGAAACGTATATTcggtcttcttcttcttctgcattCCCAAGTCCATGCTCAGACTTCCAGTCCTGTTCTCACCAGGAAGTCCGCTGTCCATCGAAGAGACGACGTCAGTCCCCAAAGTTTACGGATACGGCCAGGTGTCTTGTCTCAGGGTGCTATATGATGGACAGGACTGAATAATGTGTTAAGGCGTTTGGGCATCTGTACCACAGGTACATTTATCAGTGTGGGCAAGTCTGAGTCTATAGAGGTGGGAGAGCAGGCGACAGTGGCCAGTCCTCATTCTAAAGATGATTACTTGCTGTGTTCTGTCCAGTGACTCAAGGTTATCCTCTTTTTTCACTTCCATCCGTATTTTCCAGTTGGTGTTAAAGCAGTTCTTTATGATGGTTTTCACCTCCGAGTATGATGTGGGTTGAGATACTTGCTGAAGTTTGCTTCATGTTTTTGAGAGCCTGTCTGCTTCTTCATTGCCTGGCACGCCACAGTGGGATGGTATCCATTGAAGGATTATGTTTGTTCTTTTTGACATATCTTGAAGTTCCCTCCTGATATTCAACAGGATATGTTCACCACAATGTGTCTGGAGGCTCTGTAGTAGAGATCTGCAGTCTGTAAGGAAAACGGTGTTGGGAGACAGTTTGTCTTGTAAGTTTAATACTTTAGCTGCTTCAAGTAGTGCACATGCCTCAGCTCTGACGTTGGTGGAGAGATATCCAGTTGCAATGGACTTCGATATGAAGCTTTCATCAACATATCTGATAAAGACACCCCCTCCTCCATTTTTGACAGCATTTTCAGCAGAGCCATCTTTATAGACTTGGGTCCAGGAATCTCTATGGTAATCCCTGTCCTCGAGAGTAAGGGCTTTGAGTTCTGTCACTGTGTGTTCCTTCTTGTTACCAACTCCTGGCAGGTCTATGATGGTGGTAAAATCTTCAGTTTTCCTGTCTTCATAGCCCTGGACTAGTTCGTCCTGTTGGTCTAGTGGTGGCAAGCATTCTGCATGTTGTCTCTGAAGTATTTTGGAGATGTGAGACTGTTCTTGGTAGGATCTCTCAGGCTTGTATGCAGTGGATGAGATTGCATCCTCTTGAGTTTTTTGCATTGTCGGAGTAGTTTTTCTTCCCACCTTTCTTCAAGTGTATGTAATCTCGTAGTTTTTCCATTGCAGAAACTGGGGTTGTTTTTAACCCACCTGTTATCAAACGGAGGCTGGCATTTTGGATTTTTGCTAATCTTGCTGTGTTGGTTTTTGCTGCTGTGATCCATGCTGTTGAAGCATACTCTAAATGTGGTCGAACAGCACCTGTATAGACTTGGGTGAGGATATTACGATTTGCCCCCCCCACTTTGTGCCTGCTAACTTCTTCATGATAGCCATTTTCTTGGTTGCCTTATTTTCCATTGCTTTAACTTGTGGTATCCACGAAAGCCTTCTATCCAGTGTCACACCAAGGTAGGTTGGTGTATCCTGTTTGGGGATGTTTCCACCTTGGAGATAAAGGTTGTATTGTTCTTTCTTTGTTGAAAGGGAAAAACAGGTGgcttgtgttttatttttgttgataGTGACCATCCACTCTTCTGCCCAGTCAGAGATAGTATTCATGGCATCCTGTATCTTGATGTTTGCTGTGTTGATTTGTTCAGAAGATGTCCATATTGCAAGATCATCTGCATGGATGgcttttaaaatgcatattgaGAGGTGCTCTACAATGTCATCTATGAAGATGCTAAAGAGTGTTGGCGAGATGACCCCTCCCTGCGGGACTCCCTCTCTGAGTTTCACTAGTTTGCTTGTGTGTTTTCTAGTTTTACTCTGGCCGTTCTCTGAAATAGGTAGCTTTTTATCCAGCCATACATTCTTCCACAAATCTTTTTTTTGAGAAGCTTTAAAAGCAGGCCATCCTTCCCTATGTTGTCAAAAGCCTTGGTAAGATCAACAAATACAGctagttttttcttctttccctggAATCCTGCAACCTGATTGTGTCTGGTTGATAAGCCCATTTGTTTCAAGATGGAACTGAAGTCGCTTATTTACCATCCTTTCCATGGTCATTCCGAGGCAGCTAAGGAGACTAATGGGTCTGTAGCTGGTTTTAGAGTGTCTGTTTGGCTATTTTGCCGAGATGTCCAATCATTTCATTTGATATCCCATCTTTACCTGGagttttttgttctttagccGTCTGATCGAGTCTGTGAGTTCAGAAATTGACAAGAGATCTGTCATGGTAAGGTTAGTTGATTGTTCCCTGAGTTCTTGTTTGATGGTTTTTTCTTACTTTTGCTGTTTTCTCTCTGGTAGGGTTGAGTACGTTATCATGTTTGAAGCTTTCTGCTAGCAAAGTGGCTGCCTTCTTACCGGTGTAGGTCTGGTCATTTTCTTCCAAGATGGTTACTTGTGACTTTGACTGGTTGTCCTCATCGAGTGCCTTCATCAATTTCCAGAGTTTTGTGGTGTCATTTTCCATATTGATTGAGCTGGTCTTCACTTGCCAGGCTTTTCGTGTTGCATTTGTTTCTGCATCATCAAATGTGGCTCTTGTTTGGTTGTGGACTCTTGTTGTTTCTGGGGTGTGATTTCTTTCTTGTTGCTCCCGTGCAGATGTCAGCTGGTCATGGAGCTTTTGGAGGTTGTTACTCCAGTAGTGTTTGTAGTTTCTTCTCTAGCCTCTTGGTATAGCTCTTTTTGCTGCTTGAGAGATGGCTTTTGTAAACCGGTCAACATTTTCATTGATGTTTCTTCTTTCTTGGATGTCTGCATCTTGGCAGAGCTTGTCTGTTAGCTCTGTGAATATGTGCCAGTTGGCCTTTTTATAGTTCCAGTTTGGTCCATTGTAGTGATTTTTCTTGGTGCCGGCACATTGAGTGTGTAGACAGCCGGTCGATGATCACTCCCACCTAACTGGTCCATTACCTGTCGATGGCAAACTTTTTGGATATCATCTGTGGCTATGGCAATGTCTGGCGTGCTTGTTGTCTTCCAGGATCTTGAAAGATAGACTGGCTTGTCATTTGGCTTGTTGATCAGGATGAGATTGTTTTCTATCATCCAGTCTTCTATTTGCTCGCCCCTATCATTGAGTTCAGTGTATCTCCAACTAGGTGAGTGCCCACTGAAATCTCCAACCAGAAGTAGGTCTTTGTCTGGCGGGCTGTAGCAGTTGGTCACAGTTAGCTCCATTTCTGGCAAGACGACCTTAATTGTTAGGAACTCTGTATCACCTTTTGATCTTGCGACTTCAACCGTTGGAATGTTATTTTTAACCACGGTAAGAATTCCTCCTTTATGGCGGTGTTCTCTGTCATGTCGGAATAGCTCGTACCCCCTGACAAAGAAGCGGTGGGTGTCTGTCAAGTGGGTTTCCTGGATGCAGATGATGTCAACTTTTTCCCTTTTCAGGAAGTTCTGCAGTCCAGGCTTCTTGTTGCGGTTGCCTGCAGCATTGATGTGTGGAGCATCTGGAGTTTTGGACTTTCGTCGACTATAGTCATTTCCATCATTTGCAGAGTTTTTTCCACCAGTAGCTGTAGGTGGGCCCCTTCGAGGCTTGGGGCCCGGCACCGTCCCTGTCTGGCGGAGAGCAGGGTGAGCACCATATCTTCTGATATCTGTTTGCAAGGCCATACTGGGTAAGTGCGTATGTGCTCGGTTTTGTTCAAGGAGGTCCCCTTACTGTATACTACAGTCAGCACATTCCGTCTTCGAAGGAGTTCTTGACATGTTGCTTGTTGTTAGCTGAACGGGTCTGTCTCCCCAGGTGTTACATCTGAGTTTTCCTTCTCATAGACAGCTTGTCAACCAAGACTGTCGAATGCTGTCTATCCGGGTTTATTTTcagagttttccttctcctagacAAACTGTCTTTCGTGACTTACATCCTCTGTCCGAACGTGCTAGTTTCCCATACCTGGGGCTGgattggtgagtgccagagcgtATCCATACACCGATAGGTCATGCACACTTAACCTCTGGGGCTTCAGCTGCTCCGAGAcctcccc
The sequence above is drawn from the Gigantopelta aegis isolate Gae_Host chromosome 6, Gae_host_genome, whole genome shotgun sequence genome and encodes:
- the LOC121374436 gene encoding ribonuclease H1-like — translated: MQKTQEDAISSTAYKPERSYQEQSHISKILQRQHAECLPPLDQQDELVQGYEDRKTEDFTTIIDLPGVGNKKEHTVTELKALTLEDRDYHRDSWTQVYKDGSAENAVKNGGGGVFIRYVDESFISKSIATGYLSTNVRAEACALLEAAKVLNLQDKLSPNTVFLTDCRSLLQSLQTHCGEHILLNIRRELQDMSKRTNIILQWIPSHCGVPGNEEADRLSKT